The Sesamum indicum cultivar Zhongzhi No. 13 linkage group LG6, S_indicum_v1.0, whole genome shotgun sequence genomic interval TTCTGAACCAAGTATATGAACGGAAGATTAGGATTTATGTTTGTTATCtgtgaataaaaattttcctaGTTGGacttttatttcattagtTACATGGTAGGAATAAATTATGTGTATATCTTAATTGGGTTTCTAGTTNNNNNNNNNNCTTTGGcttcttttcttgaatttatggGGTAGAAGATGATTGCATCGCGTCACCTTTTATGAGCATTTATCTACATAAGTTCTTATAGAATCAAAATGATGCTGCTATAGTTATTTGGAAATCCAAGTTACATCGCGGCATGCATCATTCATTTAGGTGTCATATTCATGCTGcaaatttgtaaatttcaggactcaaataaatattgcaaGGAGATTGATGGTGGAAGGTATACAAGCTTGGGCTTCAATATCAGAGAACAACAACCATGTTCAGTGGGAGAATCTGGTTTCCAGGATTAATGAACACTACATGAGGATAGCCTGCTGCTCTCGTTCTCTGACGGATCAGGTCTCTTGCTCTCTTCTTCAAAGACAGATAAACTCGTTTTTACGTGCATGCCGTGCTCATTAAATGTGCTATCTTCATTGGcatttttaagataatatatGATGGTGcatagttttttctttttggtgtgGGTGAAACATCAAAATGTCATGTTGCATAGTTCTTTCGAAAGTTAACAGAACACAATCGTTTATTACTGTATGGTATAAATTTACTATGGTGGACATCATATTGCTTTGTTTTTGCAAAGAGTTGAAGCATACCGCAAACCTCTATGCAAtccatcttattttttttttcatatcatgGCCATGCTTTCTTGGCTGTTATGATAAATAAGCTTTCcctaattgtttaatattctGAACTGACaggattttgagtgtttgagGAGAATAGCTGGATGTCGAGATATAGTATCCCAGGAAAATTTTGAGAGACTGTGGGCTTGGTTGTACCCAGTAGCTTTCACTTTGTCGCAAAGTGCTGTTAATTCAATGTGGAATTCAATGTCCCCCGTATGGATGGAAGGATTTATCACAAAGGAAGAAGCGGAATTGATACTTACAGGCTCAGGGGGTCTTCAAGACCCCGGAACATTTGTATTGCGATTCCCTACATCGAGAAGCTGGCCTCACCCGGATGCTGGTAATCTGGTAGTGACTTACGTTGGTAGTGACTACACCATTCATCACCGGCTGCtttcttttgatttcattAACAGGTTAGTTGTCTTCTTTTCcttgatttcattttctttctagtTTCCGTAAGAATTGTTGTGTTGGATGccatgatatttttataacatcTCAGCTCAAAAATTGAAGGTGAgagttttttattattactgaTTGTATTCTGGTCCTTTAGAgctttaaaacatcttataaggaatttctttagaaaatagcttataagctccaaagtaattttttttaaaaaaagtagagAGTTCGTGATTTATGCTTTTAAGATCTTGACAAACTCCCtcaaattaataacaaatttgcCATTCCTGAATCTTATAATCTTCattatcttattttcttaaaaaatttcaacgtcttattttaaaataagatttggtatcttataagatgcatgagcttataagatttttcgaataagtttagccaaacaccctcttaatgTAAGACACAGAGGAGTTGTTTGTAATATAAACCTTAGGAGATGATTATGTACTTATCCGTTGTTAAGAAATTTAAGATCGACCCCcaaagaaatttattaattcattatgtCTTTTGTAGTTCTTCCATCACGGAATCCCCTGTAAAGCCGTTGCAAGATTTGCTGCTTGAAGAGCCGGAGCTCTCCCGACTGGGAAGGTAAGATATCTCACTTATTTTCCTTCGGGCTCAAATTATTTGCTGAGTAATCTACTTGGATGAATTGCAAATTACTACTTGATAACTGAGCATGActtgtaaatattttgcaGGATGGTAAGAAGCGAGTAGGTCATCCAAGATTCAATCCACATCCCATTTTCAGGGCTTTAATTTCCCAGTTCTCTTTGTTGTTCGCTCTCACCGTTTCATCTCTAGCAACGTAAACTATAGAAGAAAACGACAGTCTTGTTTGGTAGTACAAGGGCGATTTGTCTGtgtacatatattaatcaggTCATTGCTCCCACCTTCTCTATGGCTTAATTCTCAGGCATTTCCAGAAGCTGAACAATTTCAAATGCTGTGCACTTTAGCAGAGCCGTGAGAGAAACAGTAGACCAGCCGTCTCACTCGTGGCATCGAGTAGCCGACTTACGTATCGAGATTGGAGGTGTATTATGTATAAAGTAGATAGGGACGTGAGTTACAAAAGGTTTAAGGGATGGAGTAGTTGCCAATTTTAGTAGATAGAGGAAGGATTTATTGAGTAGGTAGAGGAAGGATTGTTAATGTTGTGTCTGTATCTCAATCAAGTCAGGCTGCTTATGCCTTTCAATCACTTGTACTGTGTTATATGCAAAAATTGCCTAATTTATGTGAGCAAATGTGTTTTCTTCTCAGTCTGATCAGctatttaataagttttgaACGTGTGTATGTGTTTTGTGTGTTGCTGTTTggataatgaaattaaatgatttgACTATGATCTTTGAATGAttcttatatttgaaattcacaggaataattggaaaaaaatagcttaaataattcttttattattattatttttacgaGTTTTGCTTATGTAATTAAAACGCCGAAACAcgtaacaaaaaatttgttttcataCTTGCAGAAATTGACCAATGGGAACAaatcacaaattaaaaaaaaaaaaaaaacacgtTGCCATGCTTTTTTCCATCAATGTTTGCAAACTCTGTCAACTAaaagttttagaaaattaagaagttacaaaatttatttactattctAGAAAACTAAAGAATCAAAACCCCAAAATGTAAAAGATGTGggaaaaaactatatttaatgaaaaatgaacaCCTATCCATTGCATCACCAACTCTTATCATATTGTGTTGCTTCCTCATCCATCTACTACTAGCTTCACATCCAACAACGTTAGAGCCCACAAATGATTTGTcttaatttacttttagttAGCGACGAACAGCAGATGATCAGACGTTGATGCACTGACgaaaaagcaaaaacataCCAAAGTCAAGAATGTCATATGCTTCTTGGCTCCTTTCTTATCCATGCATTTGCCCAAAAATAATTGAACTTAACGGCTAATTACCGACACATAGCCGTTACCCCTCTCCCTTAAAGTGGGATTCTTGATTTCTTGATTCTGCACACACAATTAGCTACACAGTATAACTAACTACACATTCATCACTTCACAGGAAAAAAGGGGTTTCTTTAATTACAACATTGTATGTATACATAAATCAGCAATGGCTAAGGCTGttaacttttcttttccttgtcATGATTTCCCTCGTTTCAggtacatatatttattgtccTAGATTTCAGGTTAATTTCTCAGCAGTTTTCTGACAACtacttacattttttaatttcattgcTGCAGTTGACCTGGTATTAGGGAATTCACAGGTATGTATAGTCAGTCTTCAAGTTTTTTTGAGAGTGGTAGCTTGTGTCTCTTACTTGTTTGTGCTAATATGTTTTCATCACATGATTTCTTGTtgttagagggtgtttggctaagtttatttagcagattttatttgatgttgtgtaaaattataaaatgttcaaattttgttttagaaaTCAGACTTTGAAGTGTTGGCATAAAATAAGATGACGAAACTTGTAATATTTAGAACCGGCTATTTTATGactaattaatatcattaatgTTTTCATTACACTGACACCAACGCTTCCTTTGTGTAGTGAGAACCTCACTAATAAGTACCGAAATAGTACATGGGAAcgatttctataatttaattcatatttgaaTAAGGACCgtcaatgtaattatccctacaAATAATAACGCGCTGCAGAAAAGCTGGTGCGTGGCAAAACCATCGTCAGACGAGGCCACTCTGCTGGCAAATATCAACTACGCTTGCTCTCAAGTAGACTGCAGGATCCTGCAGAAGGGCTGCCCCTGCTTCTCCCCTGACAATCTCATCAACCATGCATCCATAGCCATGAATCTCTACTATCGGGCCAAGGGAAGGAACCACTGGAACTGCTACTTCAAGAACTCTGGACTCATCGTCGTCACTGATCCAAGTAGGCTCACTCACACCTTTCTCTAATCGTCGAACAATTCATTAAAAACTTCCGCACCTTTGCGTTTATAATCATAACATGGTGGTGTGGATGTGCAGGCTACGGCAGCTGCATCTACGAATAATCATCGTATCGCTGTAGTCATGTAGAAATTGCTGTAATGAAATTGTGGATTGGAATAGATTACTGCTTGTGTGCTGATTAATGATGGTACTTAGTTTCATATAGTGTGTTGTGGTAGTTTCTGTAAGAATGTGGTTTTCTGCAGTGGTAGCTGACTTGAAACATGAGATTTTGAGGTCCAACCTGCTCCAAACCATGGTATACActtcttctttatttcaaatcagGTTGGCTTGAGCGGGAGgttctaatttgaatttaaattcaagtAAGTTCATACTAGAAAACAAccacaacaataataatagagataattacagTCTCTTCCcatgaggtttggtgtaattataaataaattttatgttgtttgggaaattacatctaatatctctgaggtttgcttccatctaacaaataagtccctttcGTTGGtaaaaattcactgaatttactgatataaaaagaaaattgatatttaccctcttgacttattactgatttattgcagatcaaataatttttttcaaactaaattaccgcttaatggtgaagatatacctcctcttatgcattaattgagtagtttggtcataaaaagatttatttgatttgcaataaatcagtaacaAGTTAAAATAGgggttaatatagatttttttttctgattttctttttaattaatattagtaaattcgGTGGATTTTGACTAATCAAGGAACTTATTCGTTAGACGAAAGTAAACTTCATgggtgctaaatataatttctcaaatcacaggaggtttacgtgtaattacaccaaacctcaagggaggggaatataattatcccatactaataataagagtaaattacattgccTGCTCTTGATGTTAAACCAACACGCACAAACACTTCATGTTTTTTGTAAAACTACAGTTACACCTTTATTTAAAGATAAAGCTTATAAAAACACCcactgaaaaatattatgctAATACCCCTTGGGGGTGTAGctgtgattttataaaaaaataaaaagtgtttgtataatttagcATAACTTCTGAATGTaccaatatatttatcttaataataataaattaagaagattatcaataaattaaataaattttactcatCGCTCAGggcttttaaaattaaagtaacaATTACAATATCCTCCCCGCTATTTTAGTTTAATCACATATAGCTCCTTCCAAGTTTGAGAAATTGCATCTAGTtgactcattttttaaaataatcaaaatagatTCGTATATGGCTAAAATTGTCACCTACATACTaacagaactaaaattttaatatttccgACTTGTTGTTTTGGATGTTGGTTATTTTTGAAACAAGCGTCTTGTTTTGGactattttactattattgtaattcttttaattcaaataatttgattattctgacactattaaaattgatctttttcacatatttcatattttaaaatttttatattttattttttacattgtcttatattatttttgttctttacaaaaatataattaagttgctataattaattaatgaaaagaaaatataatttgcaatCATGTCAGTTTATTTGTTGTGTATTAACGGACAAATATATTACCTAActaaacattaatttttttttagtagtttgatccttttataatataaataccaaatgttttttaaaaagttaactATCAGAggtactaattaaaataaaatttattattttaaaaaaatataattatattgacaaatgataagtataaatattacacaaaaatagTATATTCTTAACACGggtatatttcattttactttattttaatgactcacatttttaaataaaaatataatatttatatataattatagattttaaaagtatttaaattaatttaatcaaatatccCTAATTCCAACTTTAAAAAGGGTGACGTCGACAGCAGGGTTCGAACCTGCGCGGGCGAAGCCCAACAGATTTCAAGTCTGTCTCCTTAACCACTCGGACATATCGACCTTCTTTGTTatccttataatttttcttatactTAAATACGTTTTGAGCCTTCAGGGTGTCGAAGTCCTCTTAATCCAAACGAATAACCTATATCTTTAACCAATACTAAAAATTCTACATACgcgtattttaatttattgaaatgaaaatatgttcCAAACGTATTCAagaaataatagttttatatCATTGTTAGTATCCATATAcgtacaattttaattattattgtattctTATTGCGtattcaaaatatatcaacatatctAATAGGttccatatataaaaaagtcaAATAGAAATACGGAATTTaggtaaatttaaaaatcaaaataaattatactttttagttTGGTTTTATAGGTACcggattttcaaatttaatatttcagtACACatgattgaaaattgaaaactaaataaacatgtatttacttttattgCTATTCTAAACattgaaaattaaacaaaaaggtCACAAATTTAATAACGTGTAGTTTGGAAAGTAAGTGGGATTTGGGGAATAAAAAAGGTGATCTTTGTAGCATTTCAAcccataataaaatatatcttttccctttttagaaaatgattttttcagGATCAACCGTTATGGAAATTTTGAGTGTCTTATTGtataacatattatttattttaattctatataaatataataattttatttataaaaaatattttattaagaaatgAGACATTGAAACTTATAAACCGTTAAACCTCATCTTTTGCCATCTACGTTGGGATCTGCTGCTGCAATAATATCCTCATCTCATTTAATTGCCTATAACAATAATACTTTATATGGTACCAATAATGCAATATTGaattgtttttcttggttCTTGTAAGACCACACCAATCCTATTACGAACCACGGCCACCGAGTTGCCAATCGCTGTTCTACGCACAGTTGACTCCTAGATAAGGTACCATTACCTCATTATTTCTCAAATCTTTCTTTCCTAAGTATCAAAGGCTGCCTGTCGTAAGACATCAGAGTCTTTCTGGTCCACTTTCCAAACTTGTCGAAATCTTGGGATAAATTGAACCCCAGTTGAGCTGAAAAGAGATCAAAACTTCTCATTTGTGTGGTACTATTTGCTCCACCCAGGCGTTGCTACTTGTGCACAATACAAATTTGATACCTCCTCTTCTTTGGGTTGCAATTGGACGTccatttctcttctttgtaaGAAGAGAAAAGCTTTTCAAAGCTCAACGACCAGTTGTCATTTTGGGTAGTTTTGTCGGTTTATTTCTAAAGATTCAGACTTTATTGGTTTGAGAAAGTTTTGAGGTGGTGGGTTTGGTTGAGATGAGATTTTGGCCTAGTTTCTGAAGTGGGTTCTTGGGCTGAGAGGAAAATCCGTTAGTTTTGGTGTTTGGATGTTCGTTTGAGGATGATGTCTATGACATGCCATAATCTTGAGTTTGGAAGAACAAGGTTGGACTTCTTGGCTTGTGGTTGCTCTTCCAATGCTTCTTCTGATCGTTTCTCTGTAAGAAATTGTGATAAGGGAGTTCTTAGGAATGTTAATAGAGGCTGCAGAGCACAGAAATTCTTGTATTACAGGCGGGAAATTGGTCGATGTCGCGCTTTTCAGACAAAGACTACAGAGGCTTTTCTCAATGGTAATGTTTTTCTAGTGATCAGCTTGACATGTTTGATGTACTATGATTTGGATTTGTTTAGTTATTCTGTTATAATTGCTAAAGATTTGGATTGCGGTTGTAAAGTTTGAATCTTTGAGGTTGTGATAGTTTCTCTGCTGTGTAGGGGTTGGAGCTGGTGCTCCCGCTGTGCTGGATTTAGGAAAAGAACCGAAAAACACTTCTTCGCTGTCGGATATGTTTGAAGTGGTTGCAGAAGACCTGCTAACGCTAAACAAGAATCTACAGTCGGTGAGTTTCTTGATTGTATGGGTTGAGAGGAATTTTGTTGTAATTGCTGTCGATGGAATTACCAGGGAGGAGTTAGATTATTGTAACTATGTTCTATGCCTGTTGTCAAGAACGTATAATTCATAAGGTTGCTGGAGCCTGATATCATGGTTAAGCCACACATTCGGTTGTAGCAAAACACTTCCTACTGTTTTCGGCATGAATTTGAGATGTAATGCTGAAATCCATGGAAAATAGTAGAATGTGCTATACGTCTAATGTTTTCTACTCTCCATTTCTATGCTGTCTATCATATTATGACAGTTCTCACTAAATCTGGGATCGTGCAAGGCTCGCCTACTAGAACGAATATCTATTGGTTGATCGTCCAAATTAGGTTAGCAGATTGGGTTAGTATTGTGATGGTTCAGTTTTTTGACTTGTCACCAAAAATTAGGCAATTGTTCTCTAAGGGGATGAGTTACGATCAAAATACTCCCTGTCATGCCTAAAAGGAGCATTAGTTGCTCTCCACTGAATTGGGCCTGTTCTGGTAGAATCACAATACTTGGCTGCACAGCTTGAGAAGACGAAAGCAACTCAAtgcttattttcttataagaaataattacagaaGAATTTATGCcgaattttttgatttaactaaatttaaagCAAATGTAGCATGCCTTTACCTGAACTAGCTGCAGCAAAGGtgagttttaattttgtaccGGAGAAAATCGTGCTTTATAATATTGCTTGTGACTGCTAGCAAATTCTTTGCTTTATAGTTTCTTGTCTTTGATTTGTCTTCTGCTGTCTGTTTCATTCTCCTTATTGCTACTCACTTTGAGTATGTGTATTCACTCATACCCtgtaaattgcataacaaCCTTTCGACTCTACACTTGAATTCTCTTAGTGCTGTCAACAGTTTACTTGACACAGTTCGTTTTCTTTCCTGatgatatattttcatatcgTTGCTACAGAAATCAGAATTTGATGTCTACTATTTAAATTTGCACCTCAATATCTAAAAactttttttgcttttataaacttatttcTAGATTGTCGGTGCCGAAAACCCGGTTCTGATGTCTGCTGCGGAGCAAATTTTTGGAGCTGGTGGCAAAAGAATGAGACCGGCTCTAGTTTTTCTAGTTTCAAGAGCCACTGCAGAGATTGCTGGTTTGAAGTGAGAATGATTTGATACTCTCTCTATGTTACTTTCACTGGGCCTAAATTACTTCTATTAACGCACTACATCTGTGATCAGGGACCTCACCAAGGAACATAGAAGGTTGGCTGAGATCATTGAAATGATACACACTGCGAGTTTGATCCATGATGATGTATTAGATGAAAGTGATATGCGAAGAGGTTAGTCTTTGTAACTTACGAGGATCggattcttgaaaattacCCATCACACCCTGCAGTCATCATTTAAATTACAGATGGTCCTCTGTCTGTCTGGTCTTTAAGGAGGAATCTGTAATATAGAATATGATTGCAGTATAAATTTTCACCTGAGTTTCTCTATAAGATGCCTAAATCTCAAGTTGTATCAATCTGATCATTCATAAAATACTCATTGCACAGACGTGAGGATTAAGTGCTTAGGCCGATGATAATAGCCTCGCAGCTAAAACTGTAAGCTTGTGTTCTGTTTGTTAAACACAGCtgctctctctcacacactgtTCTTGTTCTAGGAAAGGAAACTGTCCATCAACTTTACGGTACAAGAGTCGCTGTGCTGGCTGGGGATTTTATGTTTGCACAATCGTCGTGGTACCTCGCAAATCTTGAAAATCTCGAAGTCATAAAGCTTATCAGTCAGGTTACTTACCAGACTCCCTTGCAAACTTTTGCAATGAAACATAGAATTTCCCTCGATTCATGGGATACTATACATTCATTGATGTCAGTTTCagagaaataaatgaaattgagaaaatacgTATGAAGAAATGCCTTTCAATTTATGAACTGAGTTTTACTCGAAACATCTGACCCTGTGGGTATTTCAGGTCATTAAAGATTTTGCTAGTGGAGAAATAAAGCAGGCGTCTAGCTTGTTCGACTGTGACATTCAACTGGATGAGTATTTGATCAAGAGTTACTATAAAACAGCCTCATTGATCGCCGCTAGCACCAAGGGGGCCGCCATATTTAGTGGGGTAAGCAGTGAGACTAGCGAGCAGATGTATCAAT includes:
- the LOC105165488 gene encoding probable solanesyl-diphosphate synthase 3, chloroplastic codes for the protein MMSMTCHNLEFGRTRLDFLACGCSSNASSDRFSVRNCDKGVLRNVNRGCRAQKFLYYRREIGRCRAFQTKTTEAFLNGVGAGAPAVLDLGKEPKNTSSLSDMFEVVAEDLLTLNKNLQSIVGAENPVLMSAAEQIFGAGGKRMRPALVFLVSRATAEIAGLKDLTKEHRRLAEIIEMIHTASLIHDDVLDESDMRRGKETVHQLYGTRVAVLAGDFMFAQSSWYLANLENLEVIKLISQVIKDFASGEIKQASSLFDCDIQLDEYLIKSYYKTASLIAASTKGAAIFSGVSSETSEQMYQYGKNLGLSFQVVDDILDFTQSAEQLGKPAGSDLAKGNLTAPVLFALEKEPKLRAIIESEFCEVGSLEQAIDIVKNSGGVEKARDLAREKADRAVENLQCLPASSFRLALEQMVKYNLERIQ
- the LOC105165828 gene encoding glucan endo-1,3-beta-D-glucosidase, producing MISLVSVDLVLGNSQKSWCVAKPSSDEATLLANINYACSQVDCRILQKGCPCFSPDNLINHASIAMNLYYRAKGRNHWNCYFKNSGLIVVTDPSYGSCIYE